Proteins encoded together in one Deinococcus hopiensis KR-140 window:
- a CDS encoding YqeG family HAD IIIA-type phosphatase — protein sequence MSLLRPADVLDHVRAITPEFLAARGLRGLLLDLDNTLIPYGSYEERADVMTWAAELRRAGTRMYLLSNATTSRARFWLERLGFEGVGMAGKPHPRSFRQALERIGLPAHQVGMVGDQLFTDVLGGNLSGMHTILVRPLAVNALPHTRAARRLERAVLKRYGHDWRT from the coding sequence GTGAGCCTGCTGCGCCCGGCGGACGTGCTGGACCACGTGCGCGCCATCACCCCCGAGTTTCTGGCGGCGCGCGGACTGCGCGGGCTGCTGCTGGACCTCGACAATACGCTGATTCCCTACGGCAGCTACGAGGAGCGCGCGGACGTGATGACCTGGGCCGCCGAACTGCGCCGCGCGGGTACCCGGATGTACCTGCTCAGCAACGCCACGACTTCGCGCGCCCGCTTCTGGCTGGAGCGGCTGGGCTTTGAAGGCGTCGGGATGGCGGGCAAACCCCATCCCCGGTCCTTTCGGCAGGCGCTGGAGCGGATCGGCCTGCCCGCGCACCAGGTGGGGATGGTGGGCGATCAACTATTCACCGACGTGCTGGGTGGCAACCTGTCAGGGATGCACACCATCCTCGTGCGTCCCCTGGCCGTCAATGCCCTGCCGCACACCCGCGCGGCCCGGCGGCTCGAACGCGCGGTCTTGAAACGCTACGGCCACGACTGGAGAACCTGA
- the pgeF gene encoding peptidoglycan editing factor PgeF yields the protein MKRDTASLMLLHAPVLSLPHAFTTRSGGVSTGVYAASTEGGLNLDDREDDPRAVAENRRRLTQALGFGPERVARLNQVHGLEVREARPGVQEGDALVSAQAGLLLAIGTADCFPVLLADEAAGVVGAAHAGWRGTLGRIAARTVEAMVARGADVACIRAAVGPGICGERYPVGGDVARQFREAGLGAHVLERDGQPHLDLAGANRTALLEAGLSPESIWLSGRCSTEPDFYSYRRDAGRTGRMWAVIGRPVPAARTGDQA from the coding sequence ATGAAACGCGATACTGCCTCCCTGATGCTGCTGCATGCCCCGGTGCTGTCCCTGCCGCACGCGTTCACCACGCGTTCGGGTGGCGTTTCTACCGGTGTTTACGCCGCGTCTACTGAAGGCGGTCTGAACCTCGATGACCGTGAGGACGATCCCCGGGCCGTGGCCGAGAACCGCCGCCGACTGACGCAGGCCCTGGGCTTCGGGCCTGAGCGGGTGGCCCGGCTGAACCAGGTTCACGGCCTGGAGGTGCGGGAGGCCCGCCCCGGGGTGCAGGAGGGCGACGCGCTCGTCTCGGCCCAGGCCGGGCTGCTGCTCGCCATCGGCACGGCCGACTGCTTTCCCGTGCTGCTCGCCGACGAGGCGGCGGGTGTGGTGGGCGCGGCGCACGCAGGCTGGCGCGGCACACTGGGGCGGATTGCGGCGCGGACCGTGGAGGCGATGGTGGCGCGCGGAGCAGACGTGGCCTGCATTCGCGCCGCCGTTGGCCCCGGCATCTGCGGCGAGCGTTACCCGGTGGGAGGTGACGTGGCGCGGCAGTTTCGGGAAGCCGGGCTGGGCGCCCACGTGCTGGAGCGGGACGGTCAGCCCCACCTTGATCTCGCGGGGGCCAACCGGACTGCCCTGCTGGAGGCGGGGCTGAGCCCCGAGTCCATCTGGCTCAGCGGGCGCTGCTCCACCGAACCCGACTTCTACTCGTACCGGCGAGACGCGGGGCGCACGGGGCGGATGTGGGCCGTGATTGGCCGGCCTGTGCCTGCCGCCCGGACCGGAGACCAGGCGTGA
- a CDS encoding enoyl-ACP reductase FabI, translating into MSVTVDLSGKTALVMGVANARSLGWAIAEQLLAAGCQVGFSYQGERLKPELDKLLVGREGVWSQQADATVEEDLTSLFGRVKEEFGHLDYLVHSIAFAPRSAMEGRFVDTTPEDWNTALTVSAYTLVSTARHAEPLLRSGGSIISLTYHASQKVVPKYNVMGVAKAALEAATRYLAAELGGAGIRVNTVSAGPMRTIAARSIPGFGTMYEKAAASAPLGRNATPEEVGKLSLFLLSDLGSGVTGQTVYVDAGSSIMSMKLD; encoded by the coding sequence ATGAGCGTAACAGTGGACCTTTCCGGCAAGACCGCCCTGGTGATGGGCGTCGCCAACGCCCGCAGCCTCGGCTGGGCCATCGCCGAACAACTCCTCGCAGCGGGCTGTCAGGTGGGCTTTTCCTACCAGGGTGAGCGCCTGAAACCCGAACTCGACAAGCTCTTGGTGGGCCGCGAAGGCGTGTGGTCCCAGCAGGCCGACGCCACAGTGGAAGAAGACCTGACGTCCCTCTTCGGCCGCGTGAAGGAAGAGTTCGGGCACCTGGACTACCTGGTTCACTCCATCGCCTTTGCGCCGCGATCCGCCATGGAAGGCCGCTTCGTGGACACCACGCCTGAGGACTGGAACACGGCCCTCACGGTAAGCGCCTACACGCTGGTCAGCACCGCCCGGCATGCCGAGCCCCTGCTGCGCTCGGGCGGCTCCATCATCAGCCTGACGTACCACGCCTCCCAGAAGGTGGTGCCCAAGTACAACGTGATGGGCGTGGCGAAGGCGGCGCTGGAGGCCGCCACCCGTTACCTCGCGGCCGAACTGGGCGGGGCGGGCATCCGGGTGAACACGGTCAGCGCCGGACCGATGCGGACCATTGCCGCGCGCTCCATTCCCGGCTTCGGCACGATGTACGAGAAGGCCGCCGCCAGCGCGCCCCTGGGCCGCAACGCGACGCCCGAGGAGGTGGGCAAGCTCTCGCTCTTCCTGCTCTCGGACCTGGGCAGCGGCGTGACCGGCCAGACGGTGTATGTGGACGCCGGATCGAGCATCATGAGCATGAAGCTGGACTGA
- a CDS encoding isochorismatase, translated as MNNPSTALVLLTTQRHHLESRPDERAVARLWRMRVEAARAVGQVIVHVQWDGAPGTLGETFSRGWVHHPDFRVEERDLRVRARGEDAFAGSDLDTDLRRAGVRHLELLALPGAEVLDATAESARELGYGVTVPGDLPRVPPVRTVRDQQEPGA; from the coding sequence ATGAACAACCCCTCGACAGCGCTCGTGCTGCTGACCACGCAGCGCCATCATCTGGAGTCCCGGCCGGACGAGCGGGCCGTGGCACGCCTGTGGCGGATGCGGGTGGAGGCGGCGCGCGCGGTGGGGCAGGTGATCGTGCACGTGCAGTGGGACGGCGCGCCCGGGACCCTCGGCGAGACCTTTTCTCGCGGCTGGGTGCACCATCCCGACTTCCGGGTGGAGGAACGCGACCTGCGGGTGCGGGCGCGGGGGGAAGACGCCTTTGCGGGCAGCGACCTCGACACCGACCTGCGCCGCGCCGGGGTGCGGCACCTCGAACTCCTCGCGCTGCCGGGAGCGGAGGTGCTGGACGCCACCGCCGAGTCGGCGCGCGAGCTGGGCTACGGGGTGACGGTACCCGGTGACCTGCCCCGCGTGCCGCCCGTCCGCACGGTCCGCGATCAGCAGGAACCCGGCGCGTAA
- a CDS encoding acyltransferase — MTWLKPVGIDENAQEAFSDFLGQLETRLADPATDRYRLVRDVLAEVMYGREYAQLLVDAPMAALNLDARNVTFEAEYYMATDEAKFGAVKPLLWLWKNLDLTPFGQNPVTGIPMRRILAGHIFRRVGRNFKCWQNVEFSVGYNMDVGDDVVIHRHVLLDDIGGIELHDGASVSDYVNIYSHTHSVLDGPDVTLRKTVIGRGARVTYHATILAGSVVSDDAMLATHALLRGDIPPHGIAMGIPAKVTRYKLRSEQEYGVDARTHPHGPGRKANPSFPEPTPNQTRKPTLEEMGEG, encoded by the coding sequence GTGACGTGGCTGAAGCCGGTGGGCATCGACGAGAACGCGCAGGAGGCGTTCAGCGACTTTTTGGGGCAGCTGGAGACCCGTCTGGCCGACCCGGCCACGGACCGGTACAGGCTGGTGAGGGACGTGCTGGCCGAAGTGATGTATGGCCGTGAGTACGCGCAGCTCCTCGTGGACGCGCCGATGGCCGCGCTGAATCTCGACGCCCGCAACGTCACCTTTGAGGCCGAGTACTACATGGCGACGGACGAGGCGAAGTTCGGCGCCGTCAAGCCGCTGCTGTGGCTGTGGAAGAACCTGGACCTGACGCCGTTCGGGCAAAACCCGGTCACCGGCATTCCAATGCGCCGCATCCTGGCCGGGCACATCTTCAGGCGGGTGGGCCGCAACTTCAAATGCTGGCAGAACGTGGAGTTCTCGGTGGGCTACAACATGGACGTCGGCGACGACGTGGTTATCCATCGGCACGTCCTGCTCGACGACATCGGCGGCATTGAGCTGCACGACGGCGCGTCGGTCAGCGACTACGTGAACATCTACAGCCACACGCACTCGGTGCTGGACGGCCCCGACGTCACGCTGCGCAAAACGGTCATCGGGCGAGGCGCGCGCGTCACCTACCACGCCACCATCCTCGCGGGCAGCGTGGTCAGCGACGACGCCATGCTCGCCACCCACGCCCTGCTGCGCGGCGATATTCCGCCCCACGGTATCGCCATGGGCATTCCCGCCAAGGTCACGCGCTACAAGCTGCGGAGCGAGCAAGAATATGGGGTGGACGCCCGAACCCACCCGCACGGGCCCGGGCGCAAGGCCAACCCCTCCTTTCCCGAACCCACCCCCAATCAGACGCGCAAGCCGACCCTGGAGGAGATGGGCGAGGGTTAA
- a CDS encoding DNA-binding protein yields MTKRSKVFVPVLVTAATVGVAAGTVYVVRHRGDEVKGFFVGQALERPAERLSYADLGQRLERAGLRLAGRAARAADTGANRAVLTHVIGIERWGQNRLRVALGQRGYVRDEHHPYKPGAGATLRELQDVLSQTRSQTVDLARQLHAAPPAGGTTVEHNGLGPLTPKAWLRYLTQHADLETRRLRGER; encoded by the coding sequence ATGACCAAGCGCAGCAAGGTGTTCGTTCCGGTCCTCGTCACGGCGGCCACCGTGGGCGTCGCGGCGGGAACCGTATATGTGGTCCGCCACCGGGGTGACGAGGTGAAGGGCTTTTTTGTGGGGCAGGCGCTGGAGCGCCCCGCTGAACGCCTGAGCTACGCCGACCTCGGCCAGCGGCTCGAACGCGCCGGATTGCGGCTGGCTGGACGGGCCGCTCGGGCGGCGGACACCGGCGCGAACCGGGCGGTCCTCACCCACGTGATTGGCATCGAGCGCTGGGGCCAGAATCGCCTGCGGGTCGCCCTGGGGCAGCGCGGGTACGTGCGCGACGAGCACCACCCCTACAAGCCCGGGGCGGGCGCGACGCTGCGCGAGTTGCAGGATGTCCTCTCGCAAACGCGCTCGCAGACGGTGGACCTCGCGCGCCAGCTTCACGCTGCCCCGCCCGCTGGGGGCACCACCGTGGAACACAACGGCCTGGGCCCGTTGACCCCCAAGGCATGGCTGCGTTACCTGACCCAACATGCCGATCTCGAAACGCGGCGGCTGCGCGGCGAGCGTTGA
- a CDS encoding PilT/PilU family type 4a pilus ATPase, protein MSVLQALLGFMVKTGASDIHLRPGSAPAARVNGEITRFGEDRLTPEHVQAFAQEMMNRPGQWEDFMARRDADFAYGIAGLARFRVNAYFQRGTVGLIMRVIEDKAIPSFEDLGLPIPTFEHLAVQERGLVLVTGPTGSGKTTTLASLIDHINATSAVNIVTLEDPVEVLHRDKKAMVSQRELGQDTLSFTAGLRAAMRQDPDVILIGEMRDKETVEAALSAAQTGHLVFSTLHTQDAVRTVNRIIDFFAPHEREQIRLGLSESIVGIVSQRLLPRKGGGRVLGMEVLLGTPTVRDCIKDPDRIDEIKQALLEGGARGMHTFDQHLAELVTQELMTQEEAIQSATSPHELKIMLMKNQFA, encoded by the coding sequence ATGAGCGTCTTACAGGCATTACTCGGATTCATGGTGAAGACGGGAGCGAGCGACATCCACCTGCGGCCTGGGAGCGCGCCCGCTGCCCGCGTCAACGGCGAGATCACCCGTTTCGGTGAGGACCGGCTGACCCCAGAACACGTCCAGGCCTTCGCCCAGGAAATGATGAACCGCCCTGGCCAGTGGGAAGACTTCATGGCCCGCCGCGACGCCGACTTCGCCTACGGCATCGCGGGCCTGGCCCGCTTCCGCGTCAATGCCTACTTTCAGCGCGGCACGGTCGGGCTGATTATGCGCGTGATCGAGGACAAGGCCATTCCCTCCTTCGAGGACCTGGGCCTCCCCATCCCCACCTTCGAGCATCTGGCCGTTCAGGAGCGTGGGCTGGTGCTGGTGACCGGTCCCACCGGCTCGGGCAAGACCACCACGCTGGCCTCGCTGATCGACCACATCAACGCCACCTCCGCCGTGAACATCGTGACGCTCGAAGACCCCGTGGAGGTGCTGCACCGCGACAAGAAGGCCATGGTCTCGCAGCGGGAACTGGGCCAGGACACCCTCAGCTTCACCGCCGGGCTGCGCGCCGCCATGCGTCAGGACCCCGACGTGATCCTGATCGGCGAGATGCGCGACAAGGAAACGGTGGAAGCCGCCCTGTCTGCCGCGCAGACGGGTCACCTCGTGTTTTCTACCCTGCATACCCAAGACGCCGTACGCACCGTCAACCGCATCATCGATTTCTTCGCGCCCCACGAGCGCGAGCAGATCCGCCTCGGCCTTTCCGAGAGCATCGTCGGCATCGTCTCCCAGCGCCTGCTGCCGCGCAAGGGTGGGGGCCGCGTGCTGGGGATGGAGGTGCTGCTGGGCACACCGACGGTCCGCGACTGCATCAAGGACCCGGACCGCATCGACGAAATCAAGCAGGCCCTGCTGGAAGGCGGCGCGCGGGGGATGCACACCTTCGACCAGCACCTCGCCGAACTTGTGACCCAGGAGCTGATGACCCAGGAAGAGGCCATTCAGTCGGCCACCAGCCCACACGAGCTGAAGATCATGCTGATGAAAAATCAATTCGCGTAG